Below is a window of Phoenix dactylifera cultivar Barhee BC4 chromosome 7, palm_55x_up_171113_PBpolish2nd_filt_p, whole genome shotgun sequence DNA.
GGTGTCAAGCATGCTTATCTTTATAAGGCATATCTTCTTAAAGGACAGTTTACTAAATTTAAGGATTTGAAGAAAAAACCATACTCTTAAAGTGAATTTTACCAAAATATATGGTTCACTATTTCATGTATACGTGGTaactgttgcccaagatgaAAATCCAGGTGGGGGGTGAAATGGGTTTTTCAAATCTTTTATAAACTTAAAGaattcttaattaaaattaatctaaaatttaaGTATGCACAGCaaaatgaatgataaataaatgcaGAAGATAATAACAAGCACAAACAAATTAAACATTAAGATTTTCTAGTGGTTTGGTGCTAACCCTTcacctatgtccactccccaaggctttttttttgaaaattttactataatcataAGCAAGATTCAGCTCAATTGTCTTTCAGGCAACCAAATTCAATTGATTTTTTCTGGCAATCAACTAAAACCAAGCTGTTTTACTGGTACAACTAAACCAACCATGAGTTCCAATCTTTAGAAACTCCTTGCTGATTTTCAAGCTCAGCAAAACTTCGTCGGTTTTTTAGGGCAATCAACCACAACCTAGCTGTTTCATGGGTACAACCAAACCTTACAAGCTAGCTGACTTTTCACGGTGTCAGCTACACCAAAAATCCCACATGAGATTTCCTAATCTCGTGTACTAAACTCAAATAGAAAATACATACACAATGATCTCTACATATATTGGATTTTACTCGTTGTAGCTCGTGCTTAATTGTTCTGAATGTTGGAATCATGAAGAATAGAAGTCATCTCTTTCCCTTTCCCATTTTGCTTGCTCTATGTGTTGTGATGAAACTTGAAGATTGGAAGTTGAAGCTCTCTCTCAATATTTGGAAGTTCTCTTTGAAGTCGGTGGAGGCTTTGAATGGTCACTTCTTAAATTGGTCCTCAAGAAGTGGTGGTTAACTTGTATTCCTTTTCTTTCACCTCATCCACTCACTTTCCTTAatcccctctcttcttcttgtcATCCTTAGATATTCCCAAGCATTTATATCTTCAACAACTGGTTGGAGGATGTTTCTAGCCATTAGAGAGGCTAAAATAGTCGTTGGGAGTGAATATGGTTGTTTTGGTTTTGacgaaaaactagccattactgTTGTTAGACGCAGACGGTTTCACTCGAATTCTTTAGAGGTCGACTCATGAAAGGGCTATTCTTTGCcgctttctgtttttcttctgtAACCATTTAGGGGTTGACTTGTTtatactggggtcgactcatctacTACAAAAACTTCCAAAAACTCTTCAAAAAATTTCTCCATGCTTCTCTAACCTCTCAAACTCATTGAGCTTCCTATACAACAAATTAGCCACTCCAAAAACACAAAATTATTAGTATCATACTCAAATATGTTGTCCTCATCATAATCAATCCATTGGGTCAACAGTAACAATGACGAAAGGTCATTAAGAAGCTCATTAATGGGCATCTTTATTCTTATGAGGTATGAACATGTACATGTCCATATTGTTAGGGGTTCCTTACACGAAGCCTGCTGTAAAAAAGTAAAATTACATGGCTCTTCTTCTATCTATAAAAGCTCTTTAACTGTAAAATACaacctattttttttaattcttctcAAACCTAGATTTATTCAATTTCACAGTAATCAAATCCACTCTTGATTTTCTCTTATTTCAAAAAGATAATCTGTGCTCCGATATCCTTTCCGTTCCTTCCTGACTTCTCATACCTTAAACTTAGAGcttactttcaaaaaaaaaatcgcttCTTACACTGTTAAGGAAACCTCCAGCGCATTCCTAAAGTTTCACACGCTCTGAAAGTCCAGTATTATCACCTCTCATCATCCATTAAGAACAGCCACAGACAGATAGACATAAGAAGGCCTAAGTCTTTTGAGTTTCATATAGAATATGCAAAATATAGAATGATAAAAGGCTTAACAaaacaaatttaaaatattcTATATGAAAACAACCGAGCTTATCACAAATcagttaaacaaaaaaaatctagcaTAGTTAAgcattcttttaaaaaaatctgcACGGAAACAAAAAGCTTCAAAGAAGCAAAAGCTTGTCATGAACTGTGTTCAGAACCTTGCCTAGCCAAATAGAAACGTTGAAGTTAGAAAGTCTGAAAAGATTTCTTCGAGCAAAGGTTCACCAACTTGAAGATAAATATTCAATCTACCAGTATAAAATACTTTACACAGAATACTCTTTGTTAGACCCATACTGCCCAAAAATTTAAAGCGTCGCACAAGGCAAATCACCAAAGAAACAACTTCAAATTAAAACAAACATACATTATTTAAAACTTAATTTTGAAAAAAGGTCAAACAGCATAAGAAGAGGATTACTGCTGAATTTGGAAAGGTAATCAGATATGTCATCCAGAACAAACTTGCCTGTCATTTATTTTGCTCCTTCTCCGCTGCTCAGTGGCCGAATGCTTTGATCTCGGGGTGGTGGACCTCTGATCATTGTCGCCCCTGATCTTCCCATCTACTTTCACGGTCAACTCTGCAACAAATAAAAACTATAAGGAAATTCTATCACCCCCCAAAAAGCAAAAAACAGCGGAAGCATAATTTCCAGCATTCCACAGGCCTAAATCAATGAATTTCGCTAAAATACGACAGCACAAGATCGAGAAAATGGATTTTTATTCATAAAAAATAGTTTCTTTAAAAAGATCGAAGGCCCTGATAGAAGCTTCCGCCAAGGACCACCAGCGCGCACGTTAGCCAACTTCCAACCTAGCTCGATAACTTGCTCCCCAACCAAGGAGGGGAAGCCAAGGAACCGAAAATTTTAAAAcatacatgaaaaaaaaaggagcgaCCTTTTTGCGAGGAGGAGCCCTCCCTTCTGCTGGACTCCtcctcgtcgtcgtcgtcgtcgtcgtcgaagCCCTTGCTGGATCTCGACGCCGACTCCATTAATCGCTTCTTCTCCAGTGCCTGATTGCTGCTCCCAACCGCCCACCCTCCAAAACTCTCACCAACCCTAGAAAACCCAATAAAACAAAACCGTATAGGAAACAAGAAAcctaggagaagaagaagaagaagcgacCATGgcgagaggaagagaagggccACCGACCTGGAGGCGGAGAGCGATCCAAAGCTGGCGCTGCCGCGTGCGGTGAATGAAGAAGGCCACTGCCCTGCGACGCCCGGGAGAACCAAAAACAACCAGAGACGACGCCCTGAGCGACTCGCCTTCTTACTTAAAATATTACactatttcaaaagaaaaatgatccgGTTGGAAAAATTAATAGCCGTCGGCCGGGGCGGAGGTCGGTAACCTGCGCCATCGGAGCATCGGATGGCCCGCTGGACCGGACCCGACGGCGACATCGCGGGGGAGGGGGAAAGGTTTGGGTGGGGTGGCGCGGTGGTGGCTGGTCTAGATCTCCTCCAGAGCCGCGTGAAGTCACGTGACAATCACGTGGCTCCGAGTGCGCCATCCGCAGCGTGCCACATCCGTTCCTCCATTTAGGAGCAAATATGTCACGTGAATGCGGGTCCCACCACCTCGCTTTCGAAGTGGGTCGTGATGTCCGTTATcgtcaaatataatattgctgTCACGTTATTCTTTACGGGCGCACGAGCCTTTATTAGCTGGAATCCAATCCCGTCAGACATAACGGTGACGGAATTCCAGCTTAAATTGGACGGCCTGGGAGAACCGATCAGGGCCGTCTGATGGGATCTTACCTCTGGAACCGGGGTCTTTCTCAGCGGACTCGTCCCACGGCCTGAACGGGACGCcagcgagggagggggagcCGTAACTCACGCCGTTGCCGTAATAGGCCTCGGGTTTCCGTTCGACGTCGACGCCTCGGCACGTGCCGCGCTGCGGCTTCACCATGGCCAAGGGGACAGGGTCCGACACGTGGCTGACGCTATACGTCCCGATGCCGCCTGGGAGAACGTGCTCCACCGAGGCCACACGGCCGACGGCGCCGTCGCCGCTCGCCGCCTCATCGCGGTGGCCCTTATCAGCCCGCTCCAGCGGCTTTAAGAAGTCGTGCGTCTTCAGAAAAAAGCCTGCGAATTTAACAAACCATATATAGTGTAATTAGATTGATCAAACGGTGTTACGAACTGGACCCCGCAATCCTAGAAAACCCTAACGGCCATGATGGAACCCATGCACCATACTTGTTTCTCGTATTAATTATGACGTAGAAGTAAAAAGATCAGGATGCCATAGCCTAGCTGTAGAGCAGAGATAGGAGAAGTCACGGACTACGAGAACTAGGATTGGCACTGTTTCCCTGAATGCTCCCACGCTGGCCCATACGCTTATTCCGAAACTGCTGCCAACTTCGCTGCCTAATTTTGAAAGCATTTCTTCCAAGTATGTCCCCGCTGTGATCATAGCGAGGAGCAAGCTACCGAGAgatagagagcgagagagagagagagcttctgATTTAGATATTAACGAATGTCTTCTGGTAAACTTTCTAGATTGAGAGAACGTATTAACGAATGTCTTCTGATAAACTTTCTAGTTATAGTTACGATAATTCATgagttattttcaaaaaaatgatgagaaaattgaaataaattttcAGCGGAAATATCTCAGAGTTGTCTTTAATTCAAACTATCTACAAAAGAGATTCACAGGTACCTTGGGAAGGAGGTCTCGGATCCTGGTGCGGGAAAGACGAATCCTTGTTGTAAGGCGAAAGGAAATCGTAAGCTGCTTTCTTACCTGAAATATTTTAAATTCCATCACCTCCAAAATTACAAAAACTACATAATCataataaaaccaaaaaaaaaaaaaaggcttctgTACTGTAATCCAAACCTTGAAGCTCCATCCCCGTACGTCGCCGCACTCTTCGATGTTATTAATCTCGAAACAATTCGCCGCACTGCAATCCTTACGCAGATCAATTCCAAGAACAGATAATCTTGAACCCCTTCCGTTTGAAGGCCTCCGGATTGATCGAATCTCGAACCTCCGCCGTGAAAACAAGTGGAAGCGATCCGTTCTATTGAATAGAACACAAGAGCTCGCAGCTCCGCTACCGGAGAAAGCTCTACCTCCAACTCGAAGGCTTCTGTCGACTTCAAGCCCAAATGCCCAGAACTCCCACAGAATTCGGCACTGTCAAAGAGATCTCAAACAAAAAATGAAAGACCGATCTCTCACAAACCCTAGCTAGatctggagagagagaaagagagaaagaggcgaGGTGGGGAATGGAATGCAGATAGAGATGTATCGGTATATCTCTGGAGGAGCACCAGGGGTGGACTGCGGCCCCCCCCTCGCCTTCTTTTATTctatccttcttttccg
It encodes the following:
- the LOC103721297 gene encoding transcription factor BIM2-like isoform X4, whose product is MELQGKKAAYDFLSPYNKDSSFPHQDPRPPSQGFFLKTHDFLKPLERADKGHRDEAASGDGAVGRVASVEHVLPGGIGTYSVSHVSDPVPLAMVKPQRGTCRGVDVERKPEAYYGNGVSYGSPSLAGVPFRPWDESAEKDPGSRGQWPSSFTARGSASFGSLSASRVGESFGGWAVGSSNQALEKKRLMESASRSSKGFDDDDDDDEEESSRREGSSSQKELTVKVDGKIRGDNDQRSTTPRSKHSATEQRRRSKINDRFQILRELIPHTDQKRDKASFLLEVIEYIRFLQEKVQKDESSYLGWNQDNAKLMPWNNNQSTGDGISDPSEVNKNGSASPGCMFSGNGNSIPAAPAMLSTAQNLTESDTAARISYKAMETPSNIANNMTTQAQPQWLRSSGPADSAVSREILNEQEELTIDEGTISVSSTYSQGLLTTLAQALQSSGIDLSQASISVQINLGKRAINKRLAATLTNSNAKDHEDPASTNQAKGHCRVGSKGEEPSQAPKRRKRNNS
- the LOC103721297 gene encoding transcription factor BIM2-like isoform X3; this encodes MELQGKKAAYDFLSPYNKDSSFPHQDPRPPSQGFFLKTHDFLKPLERADKGHRDEAASGDGAVGRVASVEHVLPGGIGTYSVSHVSDPVPLAMVKPQRGTCRGVDVERKPEAYYGNGVSYGSPSLAGVPFRPWDESAEKDPGSRGQWPSSFTARGSASFGSLSASRVGESFGGWAVGSSNQALEKKRLMESASRSSKGFDDDDDDDEEESSRREGSSSQKELTVKVDGKIRGDNDQRSTTPRSKHSATEQRRRSKINDRFQILRELIPHTDQKRDKASFLLEVIEYIRFLQEKVQKDESSYLGWNQDNAKLMPWNNNQSTGDGISDPSEVNKNGSASPGCMFSGNGNSIPAAPAMLSTAQNLTESDTAARISYKAMETPSNIANADNMTTQAQPQWLRSSGPADSAVSREILNEQEELTIDEGTISVSSTYSQGLLTTLAQALQSSGIDLSQASISVQINLGKRAINKRLAATLTNSNAKDHEDPASTNQAKGHCRVGSKGEEPSQAPKRRKRNNS